One Sphaeramia orbicularis chromosome 21, fSphaOr1.1, whole genome shotgun sequence DNA window includes the following coding sequences:
- the ccnt2a gene encoding LOW QUALITY PROTEIN: cyclin-T2a (The sequence of the model RefSeq protein was modified relative to this genomic sequence to represent the inferred CDS: inserted 1 base in 1 codon), whose product MAVCRGSSSKWFFTREQLENTPSHRCGVEPDRELSYRQQAANLIQDMGQRLNVSQLTINTAIVYMHRFYMHRSFTKFHRNIISPTTLFLAAKVEEQPRKLEHVIKVAHACLNPQEPPLDTKSNAYLQQAQELVILESIVLQTLGFEITIDHPHTDVVKCSQLVRASKDLAQTSYFMATNSLHLTTFCLQYKPTVIACVCIHLACKWSNWEIPVSTDGKHWWEYVDNTVTLELLDELTHEFLQILEKTPSRLKRIRNWRATQAAKKPKTESSHLADNSFAGPSMLQDHSQGESSLPGVISSNPGFSKVGTSFTAAMPGQSVDAALSLDTMTTTYNPASHSEWPQANQSQAGHPPTCIKQEHFSIPPQEPLSLQTSTSSLLPHAAVYRTDKPISLXVKQEQKGAGGSTGGKHQAPPLPPFPPAPQPLTFQPSPAQKLSLDKYREKQAAELSMSGQKRRPELHGGDLFDASGGGLLSSSSSNYAMSSTTPLDHRKHSQPQLTVQHGHGSGSTTASPVKKAQSSTDRRHHSDKRDKGSLKVRLAVPGLGGGSLLEKGANKDELKMKIKVSSSEHHSSSEEGVANNNTKSKHSSPLISKEKQHRGLAEHNFHRHYKHSHPHSGNGRGGSDSATGLMRGPPGLVSIEGMSLAPSGATSSRKRVHPEVSHNHHPSSSASCSKTSKISKGVVGAPGGLRTSQQYPPPPPPPPPPPPPPPPPPSESPHEVGEQRH is encoded by the exons ATGGCCGTGTGCCGGGGATCTTCGTCAAAATGGTTTTTTACCCGGGAGCAACTGGAAAATACGCCGTCCCATCGATGTGGGGTAGAACCAGACCGGGAGCTCTCCTACCGTCAACAGGCGGCGAACCTGATCCAAGACATGGGTCAGAGGCTCAACGT CTCTCAATTAACAATAAATACGGCAATTGTTTACATGCATAGATTTTATATGCACCGCTCTTTCACCAAATTCCATAGGAAT ATTATATCTCCAACCACCTTATTCTTGGCTGCAAAAGTGGAAGAGCAACCTCGCAAACTCGAACATGTGATCAAAGTTGCACATGCTTGCCTAAATCCCCAAGAACCACCTCTAGACACAAAAAGTAAT GCATACCTCCAGCAAGCTCAAGAGCTGGTGATACTTGAATCCATAGTGCTGCAGACCCTCG GCTTTGAAATTACTATTGATCACCCACACACTGATGTGGTGAAATGTTCCCAGCTAGTGCGAG CAAGCAAGGATCTGGCACAGACTTCCTATTTCATGGCTACCAACAG CCTACACCTCACAACTTTTTGCCTCCAATACAAGCCCACTGTGATCGCCTGCGTATGCATTCATCTGGCATGTAAGTGGTCCAATTGGGAGATTCCAGTTTCCACTGATGGGAAACACTGGTGGGAGTATGTGGATAACACCGTCACTCTGGAACTGCTTGATG AGCTGACCCATGAATTTCTGCAAATTCTGGAGAAGACACCGAGTCGGTTAAAGAGGATACGCAACTGGCGG GCAACACAAGCTGCCAAAAAGCCCAAAACAGAGAGTAGCCACTTGGCTGATAACTCGTTTGCTGGGCCCTCCATGCTCCAGGACCACTCCCAGGGTGAATCATCACTTCCAGGAGTCATCTCCTCTAATCCAGGTTTTTCCAAAGTTGGCACTAGCTTTACTGCGGCCATGCCTGGTCAGTCTGTTGACGCAGCCCTGTCTCTGGACACAATGACTACCACATATAATCCAGCCAGTCACAGCGAATGGCCCCAGGCCAACCAGAGCCAAGCAGGACACCCCCCCACATGTATAAAACAGGAACACTTCAGCATCCCCCCCCAGGAGCCACTGTCCCTGCAGACGTCCACGTCGTCTTTACTTCCACATGCTGCAGTATACAGAACTGATAAACCAATTTCAT CTGTTAAACAGGAACAAAAGGGAGCTGGTGGGAGCACAGGAGGGAAGCATCAGGCCCCACCACTGCCCCCCTTCCCTCCAGCACCTCAGCCTCTGACATTTCAGCCCTCCCCAGCACAAAAACTGTCTTTAGACAAATACAGGGAGAAGCAGGCTGCAGAGCTATCCATGTCTGGTCAGAAACGAAGACCGGAGCTGCACGGGGGAGATTTATTTGATGCAAGTGGCGGGGGGTTATTGTCTTCCTCATCTTCTAACTATGCAATGTCATCCACAACCCCACTAGACCACAGAAAACATTCACAGCCTCAGCTAACAGTGCAACATGGCCATGGCAGTGGCAGCACCACTGCTTCCCCTGTGAAAAAGGCTCAGTCATCCACCGATCGTCGTCATCACAGCGACAAGCGCGACAAAGGCTCCCTTAAAGTCCGCCTGGCTGTTCCTGGGTTGGGGGGTGGTTCCCTACTGGAGAAAGGTGCAAACAAAGATGAGTTGAAAATGAAGATAAAGGTTTCTTCATCAGAGCACCACAGCTCATCAGAGGAAGGTGTGgccaacaacaacacaaagagtAAACATTCCAGCCCACTGATCAGCAAAGAGAAACAGCACCGTGGACTTGCTGAGCACAATTTTCATCGGCACTACAAGCACAGTCACCCCCACAGCGGCAATGGACGAGGAGGTTCGGACAGCGCCACTGGGTTGATGCGAGGTCCTCCCGGTCTGGTCAGCATTGAAGGAATGAGTTTAGCTCCTTCCGGAGCCACCTCATCACGCAAGAGGGTTCACCCAGAGGTCAGCCACAACCACCACCCTTCATCCTCAGCCTCTTGCTCCAAAACGAGCAAAATCTCTAAGGGTGTCGTTGGTGCTCCAG GTGGGCTGCGGACCTCTCAGCagtaccctcctcctcctccacctcctcctccaccacctcctcctcctcctcctcctcctagtgAATCACCACATGAAGTGGGAGAGCAGAGACACTGA